One window of the Eucalyptus grandis isolate ANBG69807.140 chromosome 6, ASM1654582v1, whole genome shotgun sequence genome contains the following:
- the LOC104450852 gene encoding thioredoxin Y1, chloroplastic translates to MAISLSASSIPRLSGENPAASSSMSPLRLRLPAGARGFGGGGRRISVNSKPRGFSLVVEAKKQTYNSFDDLLAKSEKPVLVDFYATWCGPCQFMVPILNEVSIRLNDTIQVVKIDTEKYPSIADKYKIEALPTFIIFKDGKPFERFEGALTADQLIQRIEDSLKVKQ, encoded by the exons ATGGCGATTTCTCTCTCCGCATCTTCGATTCCTCGCTTGAGCGGCGAGAATCCGgccgcctcctcctccatgTCGCCGCTTCGGCTCCGGCTCCCGGCGGGCGCCCGCGGGTTCGGCGGCGGGGGCCGGAGGATCTCGGTGAACTCGAAGCCTCGGGGCTTCTCTCTGGTG GTTGAAGCTAAGAAGCAGACATATAACTCTTTTGATGATCTATTGGCCAAATCTGAGAAACCTGTATTAGTTGATTTTTATGCTACTTG GTGTGGTCCTTGTCAATTTATGGTTCCCATCCTTAATGAGGTCAGCATTAGACTTAATGATACAATTCAAGTTGTGAAGATTGATACTGAGAAGTACCCCAGCATTGCTGATAAATACAAGATAGAAGCATTACCTACCTTTATCATATTTAAAGATGGGAAGCCTTTTGAGCGTTTT GAGGGTGCTCTGACAGCTGATCAACTGATCCAGCGGATTGAGGATTCACTGAAAGTTAAGCAATAG
- the LOC104450853 gene encoding uncharacterized protein LOC104450853 encodes MRWRAPPRSGGLGVAAMSYIAVDYLRRLSPAWHARLQPALWSVLALVAVSRVPYYRHWSAEFRSALPFVASMVFMLLALLFEALSVRSVTAVLGLDWHRDTAPLPDTGQWLLLASNEKLPQTIVDILRAPIIGLHHFLMLFMMLAFSVLFDSVEAPGLGLGARYMFTMAIGRLLRAITFASTILPSARPWCAYARFRVPAYPHRWAQKYYVPYASDADTIRKIINLDIAYADTGSYLGEYRPDWGAMSFLIDFLRPTVSEGSSWFSLLKKAGGGCNDLMYSGHMLVAVLTAMAWTEAYGGLSSVFVWLLVMHSAQREIRERHHYTVDCIVAIYVGILLWKMTGFIWPPKDARRNRRLLKLEKIQSRLIQAAKDSDMDGVRELLKEVELSTQEKSSGRRSKWVMWVFPCATIFSALTIVLLAFTWTSDG; translated from the exons ATGCGATGGCGGGCGCCGCCGCGATCCGGCGGCCTCGGCGTGGCCGCCATGTCCTACATCGCCGTCGACTACCTCCGCCGCCTGTCCCCCGCGTGGCACGCCCGCCTCCAGCCGGCGCTCTGGTCGGTGCTCGCCCTCGTCGCCGTCTCCCGCGTCCCCTACTACCGGCACTGGTCGGCCGAGTTCCGCTCCGCTCTGCCTTTCGTCGCCTCCATGGTGTTCATGCTCCTGGCCCTCCTCTTCGAAGCTCTCTCCGTGCGCTCCGTCACCGCCGTGCTCGGCTTGGACTGGCACAG GGATACAGCTCCTCTTCCTGACACTGGCCAGTGGCTGCTTCTTGCATCAAATGAAAAACTTCCTCAGACAATTGTTGATATATTGAGAGCTCCAATTATTGGGCTTCATCATTTCCTGATGCTGTTCATGATGCTGGCTTTCTCTGTGTTGTTCGACTCTGTAGAAGCTCCTGGTCTTGGACTTGGGGCTAGGTACATGTTCACCATGGCGATTGGTCGACTTCTTCGGGCTATAACTTTCGCTTCTACAATTCTTCCATCTGCTCGGCCCTGGTGTGCCTATGCTAGGTTTAGAGTCCCAGCTTATCCTCATCGTTGGGCCCAGAAATATTATGTACCATACGCCTCAGATGCTGATACTATTCGCAAGATAATAAATTTGGATATAGCATATG CTGATACTGGCAGTTACCTTGGAGAATACCGGCCTGATTGGGGGGCAATGAGCTTCCTCATCGATTTTTTGCGACCAACGGTCTCTGAAGGGTCTTCATGGTTCAGTCTGCTGAAGAAAGCTGGAGGTGGTTGCAATGACCTCATGTACAGTGGCCACATGCTTGTTGCTGTACTTACAGCTATGGCTTGGACG GAGGCTTATGGGGGTCTCAGCTCGGTCTTTGTATGGCTGCTTGTAATGCACAGTGCCCAAAGAGAGATAAGAGAACGTCACCATTATACTGTAGACTGTATAGTTGCCATTTACGTGGGTATCCTCCTATGGAAGATGACAGGTTTCATCTGGCCACCCAAAGATGCACGTAGAAACAGACGGCTCTTAAAGCTCGAAAAAATTCAAAGCAGGCTGATTCAAGCTGCCAAAGACTCTGACATGGATGGAGTGAGAGAGCTGCTCAAGGAGGTCGAGTTGAGCACCCAAGAGAAGAGTTCTGGCAGAAGGTCAAAGTGGGTCATGTGGGTGTTTCCTTGTGCCACCATCTTTTCTGCACTAACCATTGTTCTTTTGGCTTTCACATGGACAAGCGACGGGTGA
- the LOC104452315 gene encoding citrate-binding protein, producing the protein MEIPFSHVLLFFVVLVSSHYSKSNLFCSADPTAGFTEVPLTDANFELQKPYNIPLDERYSFVDGVRKLWVYADDKPHDPSSHTQPRTEVRIKGLDYSSGVWQFEGHGFVPNGTSGATIAQIHGAAHGATTIILRIYDGDMRYYSGNLIATGLYDRWFRLNIIHDVDGGKVTVFLDGNQVFQVADKGPGDLYFKCGVYGAPTNISYYMESRWRDIKIYKK; encoded by the exons atggaaattccTTTTAGCCATGTACTGTTGTTCTTTGTCGTCCTGGTCTCGAGTCATTATTCGAAATCCAATCTGTTCTGTTCTGCTGATCCTACGGCCGGTTTCACTGAGGTACCGTTGACAGATGCAAACTTCGAGCTGCAGAAGCCTTACAACATTCCACTGGATGAGCGCTACAGCTTTGTGGATGGGGTGCGCAAGCTGTGGGTCTATGCCGACGACAAGCCCCATGATCCAAGCAGTCACACTCAACCACGCACCGAAGTTCGGATCAAA GGTCTGGACTACTCATCTGGAGTCTGGCAATTCGAAGGGCACGGTTTTGTGCCCAATGGGACATCTGGCGCTACGATAGCCCAAATACATGGCGCAGCTCACGGAGCTACTACCATCATCCTGAGGATCTATGATGGGGACATGCGGTACTACAGCGGGAACCTTATTGCCACCGGCCTTTACGACAGGTGGTTCAGGCTTAACATAATCCACGACGTCGATGGAGGGAAAGTGACCGTGTTTCTTGACGGGAATCAAGTGTTCCAGGTGGCCGACAAAGGGCCGGGCGATCTGTACTTCAAGTGTGGAGTGTATGGGGCGCCGACTAACATAAGCTACTACATGGAATCGAGGTGGAGAGACATCAAAATCTACAAGAAGTGA